The Actinosynnema mirum DSM 43827 genomic interval TGGACGCCTCGCCCTGCTCCTGGCGGCGGGTGATGGCGTGGGCCTGGCGGTAGCTGTCGATGGTCCGGGAGTGCTCGACCGACAGCACCGAGGCGTTCGCCTCGTGGTCGCCGTTCGTGGGGTAGCCGCGCTCGGACATCAGGTCGGTGACGAGCCGGTGGGCGCTGGCGACCGCGTCGCTCGGCGCGTCCACGAACTGCTCCTGCACCTGGACCCAGTGGCGGGAGTAGCTCTCCCGCGTGCCCTCCGTGAGCGGCTTCAGCTCCAGGGACCGGTGGGTGCGCTCGCGCTCGGCCAGCTCGCGCTCGGCCTCCATCCGGTTGCCGCTGCGCTCCACGACCCGGTCGTACTCGGGACCGAACTGCCGCCGCAGGTGCTTGCGCTGGGACGCCTTCCTCCACAGCACCACACCGACTGCGACGACGACCAGCACGGCGATCACAACGCCGATGGTGGTGCCGGTGGACATCTTCGCCTCCCGTTGGGGTCTCTCTCAGCTGCCCCACGGGTAACCCTGTCGTGTGAGAGGCAAACCTGGCTCTTGACAAATCGGGCCAGGTCCGCCCCGCTCCGCGTCAGCCCTTCACGCAGAGCACCTGCTTGAGCTTCGTGACGACCTCCACGAGGTCGGCCTGCTGCTCGATGACGCTGTCGAGGTCCTTGTACGCGGCCGGGATCTCGTCGACCACGCCCGAGTCCTTGCGGCACTCCACGCCCAGCGTCTGCGCCGCGAGGTCCTCGGCGGTGAACAGCTTGCGCGCCTTGTTCCGCGACATCCGGCGGCCCGCGCCGTGCGAGGCCGAGTGGAACGAGTCCGGGTTCCCCAGGCCGCGCACGATGTACGAGCCGGTGCCCATCGAGCCGGGGATGATGCCCAGCTCGCCCCGGCGCGCGCTGATCGCGCCCTTGCGGGTGACCAGCACGTCCTCGCCGAAGTGGCGCTCCTCCGACACGTAGTTGTGGTGCGCGGAGATCGGCTCGTCGAACCGGATCCGCGGGAACTGCCCGAGCAGCACCTTCGTGACCAGGTCGAGCATCGTGGCCCGGTTCAGCCGCGCGTACTCCTGCGCCCAGTACAGGTCGTGCCGGTAGGCCGTCATCTCCGGCGTGCCCGCGAGGAACACCGCCAGGTCCGGGTCGACCAGGGCGTCGTTGTGCGCCAACGTCTTCGCGATGGCGATGTGGTGCTGCGCCAGCTGGTTGCCGATCCCGCGCGACCCGGAGTGCAGCATCACCCACACCCGGCCCCCGGTGTCCAGGCAGACCTCCAGGAAGTGGTTCCCGCCGCCGAGGGTGCCCATCTGGTTCAGCGCCTTCTCCTCCGACAGGGTCGGGGTCAGGTCGCCGAACGAGCGCCACAGCCGGTCGTGGAACACCACCGGCGCGCGGTGCTGGCCGAAGCCCACCGGCACGGCGGCCTCGATCAGCGAGCGCAGCCGCGACAGGTCGGCGGGCAGGTCCTCCGCGACCAGCGACGTGCGCACCGCGGTCATGCCGCAGCCGATGTCGACGCCCACCGCGGCCGGGGACACGGCGTCCTTGAGCGCGATGACCGAGCCGACCGTGGCGCCCTTGCCGAAGTGCACGTCGGGCATCACGGCCACGTGCTTCACGGCCCACGGGAGGGTGGCGATGTTCTGGAGCTGCCGGAGCGCCTCGCCCTCCACCTCGTCGGGACGTGCCCACAGGCGGATGTCTACGCGTGCTCCGGGGAGCGTGGTCGGGGACATGCGGGCAAGGCTAGGTCGGGCGCTCCCGACCTAGCGAGCCAATTTCCGCAGGTGGTGGACCCGGCCGGCGCGCCGTCACCGGGCGTCAGCGGCTCACCGCCCTGCGGTACTGGCGGGTCGCCAGCGGCACGAACACCGCCAGGATCAGCACCACCCAGCCGAGCGTGGCCAGCACCGGGTGCTGGAGCGGCCAGGCGTCCGGCGGCGGGAACAGGGGGTTGGTGTTGCCGAACAGCACCCGCGCCGCCTGCGTCACGGCCGACACCGGGTTCCACTGCGCGAACACCTTCAGCGGGCCGGGCAGGTTGCCCTCCTGCACGAACGTGTTGGCGATGAACGTCAGCGGGAAGATCGCCATGAAGCTCGCGTTGTTGAACACCTCCGGCGTGCGCACCATCAGCCCCACCAGCGCCATCACCCACGACATGGCGTAGGCGAACAGCAGCAGCAGCGCGAACCCCGCCAGCGCCTCCAGCGGCGACGAGTGGATCCGCCAGCCCACCAGCAGGCCGGTCAGCGACATCACCACCACCGAGATCGCGTTGCTGACCAGGTCGCTCGCCGTGCGCCCGGCCAGCACCGCCGACCGCGCCATCGGCAGCGAGCGGAACCGGTCGATCACGCCCTTCTGCATGTCCTCGGCGAGCCCGCTGCCGGTGGTCGTCGACCCGAAGATCACCGTCTGCGCGAAGATCCCGGCCATCAGGAACTCCTCGTACGCCATGCCGGGGATGTCGATCGAGCCGCCGAACACGTAGCTGAACAGCAGCACGAACATGATCGGCTGCAACGTCGCGAACACCAGCAGGTCCGGCACCCGCTTGATCCTGATCAGGTTGCGCCTGGCGACGACCGCGCTGTCGCCCAAGGCCTGGATGAACGCCGTCACCGGTCCCCCTCGCTCTCGTCCAGCTCCGCCGCGCGCCCGGTCAGCGCCAGGAACACGTCGTCCAGCGTCGGCCTGCGCAAGCCGACGTCCAGCACCTTCACCGACTCGGCGTCGAGCCTGCGCACCGCCTCCACCAGCACCTGAGCCCCACCCGCGACCGGCACGAGCAGCCGGTGCGACCGCTCGTCCACCACCACCTCGCCCACGGCCAGCGGCGCCAGCGCGCGCGACGCCGTCGCCGCGTCGGCGGCCGTGCCCAGCGCCAGCTCCAGCCGCTCGCCGCCCACCTGGTCCTTCAGCTCGTCCGCCGTGCCCAGCGCGATCACCCGGCCCCGGTCGATCACCGCGATCCGGTCGGCCAGCCGGTCGGCCTCCTCCAGGTACTGGGTGGTCAGCAGCAGCGTCGTGCCGCCCGCCACCAGCTCGGAGATCACCTCCCACATGCCGAGCCTGCTGCGCGGGTCCAGGCCCGTGGTCGGCTCGTCCAGGAACAGCACCGGCGGCTCGGCCACCAGCGCGCCCGCCAGGTCCAGCCGCCTGCGCATCCCGCCGGAGTAGCCCTTCACCGGCCGGTCGCCCGCCTCCTCCAGGTCGAACCGCGCCAGCAGCTCGCGGGCCCGCTCCCGGCTGCGCCGCCTGCCCAGGTGGTAGAGCCTGCCGATCATGTCCAGGTTCTCGAACCCGGTCAGCGCCTCGTCCACCGCCGCGTACTGCCCGGAGAGCCCGATCCGGCCGCGCAGCTCGCGCGCCTGGGTCCGCACGTCCAGCCCGGCCACGCTCGCCCGGCCGCCGTCCGCCTCCAGCAACGTGGTCAGCACCCGCACCGCCGTCGTCTTCCCCGCCCCGTTGGGGCCCAGCAGACCCATGACGGTGCCCTCGGGCACCTCCAGGTCGAGGCCGTCGAGCGCCACCACCGAGCCGTAGCGCTTGACCAGGCCCTCGGCCGTGATCACGTTTCCCATGCGGCCATGATGGTCTCGACCCCTGACAGGAACGGTCCTCATCGGCTCACCCGGACGAGGGAATTGCTCGTTCCGGTGGCGCGGGTGTGCGATGACCGGCGTGCTGATCAGAAGAGCCGCGCCCGAGGACCTGGGCGCCCTGCTGGGGCTGGTGCGCGAGTTCTACCTCGTGGACGGGCACGACTACGACCACGACGCGCTGGTGCGCGCGCTGGGGCCGCTGCTGGGCGGGGACGAGCACGGCGGGGTGTGGCTGTTCGACACCGGGTACGCGGTGCTGACCTGGGGGTACTCCCTGGAGTCCGGGGGGCGCGACGCGCTGCTCGACGAGTTCTACGTGCGCGACCGGGGGAGGGGCACCGGGTCGGCGGTGCTGGCGGAGCTGGCCGACGTGGCGCGCGAGGCGGGGGCGTCCCGGGTGTTCCTGGAGACCGAGCGCCCGAACCACGCGGCCCGAAGGTTCTACCGCCGCAACGGTTTCGCCCAGGAGGACTCCACCTGGCTCAGCCTGGTGCTCTGACCGGGTGAGCGCGGCGGGCCTCGTCCGCCTCATCGGCTTTTTCCTGCTATTGGGTGGGTACGTGCACCCGGAAGTGGGCGATCGAGTGAACGGCCGCCCCTCACTAGGGTGTTCGCGAATCGTGCCGAGGTGGAGGAGCGTCCGATGGCAGCCGTCCAGACCCGCCGCAAGCGCAAGCTGGGTCAGTTCCTGAACGCGCTGCGCAAGCGCGCGGGCAAGACCGAGGTCGACTACCACGCGCTCACCCGCAAGACGCAGTCGACGCTGTCGCGGATGGAGAACGGGTACATCAGCCCGAGCTGGACGGAGCTGGGCGCGCTGCTCGGCCTGTACGGCGCCAGCGACACGGAGCGGCGTGAAGCCGAAGCGCTGTGGGAGGACGCGAAGCAGGACGGGACCCGGTTGGTCTACGCCGCCGCGTTCACACCCGAGGCGCGCACGTACGCCCGGCAGGAGGCGGACGCGACCGAGGTCCGCACCGTGGAGATGAACGTGATCCCCGGCCTCCTGCAGACCCCGGCCTACGCGGCGGCGGTCCGGCGGGCGGGCAAGCGGTTCGTCGACGGGGGCGTCAGCGTCGACCAGGCGAAGGCGGCGCTCGCCGGTCGGCAGCGCCGGTTGCGCACCGTCCGGCTCGACGCCGTGATCGACGAGTCGGCGCTGCACCGCCTCGTCGGCGGGGCGGACGTCATGCGCGAGCAGCTGCTGCACCTCGTGGAGGCCACCCAGAATTCCAACACCACCATTCGGGTGATTCCTTTCAGTGCCGGTGCTTACGGAACCATGTCAGGAGGCGGGGCAACCGCCCTCCTATTCGAGGACGGCGATCCCTCGGCCGTGTACTTGGAGTACGCGGGCGGGGGTAAGTGGGTGGACAATCCCGCCGATGTGCAGAATTACCTGCTGCACTTCGACGAGATCGCCAGCGGGCTGGCACTGTCGCCCAA includes:
- a CDS encoding RtcB family protein is translated as MSPTTLPGARVDIRLWARPDEVEGEALRQLQNIATLPWAVKHVAVMPDVHFGKGATVGSVIALKDAVSPAAVGVDIGCGMTAVRTSLVAEDLPADLSRLRSLIEAAVPVGFGQHRAPVVFHDRLWRSFGDLTPTLSEEKALNQMGTLGGGNHFLEVCLDTGGRVWVMLHSGSRGIGNQLAQHHIAIAKTLAHNDALVDPDLAVFLAGTPEMTAYRHDLYWAQEYARLNRATMLDLVTKVLLGQFPRIRFDEPISAHHNYVSEERHFGEDVLVTRKGAISARRGELGIIPGSMGTGSYIVRGLGNPDSFHSASHGAGRRMSRNKARKLFTAEDLAAQTLGVECRKDSGVVDEIPAAYKDLDSVIEQQADLVEVVTKLKQVLCVKG
- a CDS encoding ABC transporter permease, which gives rise to MTAFIQALGDSAVVARRNLIRIKRVPDLLVFATLQPIMFVLLFSYVFGGSIDIPGMAYEEFLMAGIFAQTVIFGSTTTGSGLAEDMQKGVIDRFRSLPMARSAVLAGRTASDLVSNAISVVVMSLTGLLVGWRIHSSPLEALAGFALLLLFAYAMSWVMALVGLMVRTPEVFNNASFMAIFPLTFIANTFVQEGNLPGPLKVFAQWNPVSAVTQAARVLFGNTNPLFPPPDAWPLQHPVLATLGWVVLILAVFVPLATRQYRRAVSR
- a CDS encoding daunorubicin resistance protein DrrA family ABC transporter ATP-binding protein — protein: MGNVITAEGLVKRYGSVVALDGLDLEVPEGTVMGLLGPNGAGKTTAVRVLTTLLEADGGRASVAGLDVRTQARELRGRIGLSGQYAAVDEALTGFENLDMIGRLYHLGRRRSRERARELLARFDLEEAGDRPVKGYSGGMRRRLDLAGALVAEPPVLFLDEPTTGLDPRSRLGMWEVISELVAGGTTLLLTTQYLEEADRLADRIAVIDRGRVIALGTADELKDQVGGERLELALGTAADAATASRALAPLAVGEVVVDERSHRLLVPVAGGAQVLVEAVRRLDAESVKVLDVGLRRPTLDDVFLALTGRAAELDESEGDR
- a CDS encoding GNAT family N-acetyltransferase, producing MTGVLIRRAAPEDLGALLGLVREFYLVDGHDYDHDALVRALGPLLGGDEHGGVWLFDTGYAVLTWGYSLESGGRDALLDEFYVRDRGRGTGSAVLAELADVAREAGASRVFLETERPNHAARRFYRRNGFAQEDSTWLSLVL
- a CDS encoding helix-turn-helix domain-containing protein; this translates as MAAVQTRRKRKLGQFLNALRKRAGKTEVDYHALTRKTQSTLSRMENGYISPSWTELGALLGLYGASDTERREAEALWEDAKQDGTRLVYAAAFTPEARTYARQEADATEVRTVEMNVIPGLLQTPAYAAAVRRAGKRFVDGGVSVDQAKAALAGRQRRLRTVRLDAVIDESALHRLVGGADVMREQLLHLVEATQNSNTTIRVIPFSAGAYGTMSGGGATALLFEDGDPSAVYLEYAGGGKWVDNPADVQNYLLHFDEIASGLALSPKDSVSLIRKMASALKET